From Lonchura striata isolate bLonStr1 chromosome 3, bLonStr1.mat, whole genome shotgun sequence, one genomic window encodes:
- the TMEM121 gene encoding transmembrane protein 121, translating to MVPPPPVSKPHVCLSTVLIMTSLVLMDAYLVEQSQGSRKLGICVMVAVGDICFLLVLRYVAIWVGAEVKTAKRGYAMILWFLYVFVLEIKVYFVYQNYKADRKSLDLIARKALTLLLSICIPALYVLLVATEHMEYVRTFKKKEDLRNRLFWVIVDMLDVLDIQANLWEPQKKGLPLWAEGIMFFYCYILLLVLPCVSLCEISMQGIGIVPHRMMLYPMLSMLTVNIATIFIRGSNMIFFRDARVSSIFMGKNMLAIGMKVCMFVQYQRHQHHAPPGPDPQHSTPAQPPTGLRKAQDQPACPEELAQDNT from the coding sequence ATGGTTCCCCCACCACCTGTCAGCAAGCCCCATGTGTGCCTCTCCACAGTGCTCATCATGACCAGCCTCGTCCTCATGGATGCCTACCTGgtggagcagagccagggctccAGGAAGTTGGGCATCTGTGTCATGGTGGCAGTGGGTGACATATGCTTCCTGCTGGTCCTCCGCTATGTGGCTATCTGGGTTGGGGCAGAGGTAAAGACAGCTAAGCGAGGATATGCCATGATCCTCTGGTTCCTGTACGTCTTTGTTCTGGAGATCAAAGTCTACTTTGTATACCAGAATTACAAAGCTGACCGGAAAAGCTTGGATCTCATAGCCCGCAAAGCGTTGACCTTGCTGCTCTCCATCTGCATCCCGGCTCTCTATGTGTTGTTGGTGGCCACAGAGCACATGGAGTATGTCAGAACATTCAAGAAGAAGGAAGATCTCCGCAACCGCCTTTTCTGGGTCATTGTGGACATGCTGGACGTGCTGGACATCCAGGCCAACCTGTGGGAGCCTCAGAAGAAAGGGCTGCCGCTCTGGGCTGAGGGCATCATGTTTTTCTACTGCTACATTTTGCTTCTGGTCCTGCCGTGCGTGTCCCTGTGCGAGATCAGCATGCAGGGGATCGGCATCGTGCCGCACCGGATGATGCTGTACCCCATGCTGAGCATGCTCACCGTCAACATTGCCACCATCTTCATCCGAGGCAGCAACATGATCTTCTTCAGGGATGCCCGGGTCTCCAGCATCTTCATGGGCAAGAACATGCTGGCCATTGGGATGAAGGTCTGTATGTTTGTGCAGTACCAGCGGCACCAGCACCACGCTCCCCCAGGGCCGGACCCACAGCACAGCACCCCGGCCCAGCCGCCCACGGGGCTGCGCAAGGCCCAGGACCAACCTGCCTGCCCCGAGGAGCTGGCCCAGGACAACACGTGA
- the RRP36 gene encoding ribosomal RNA processing protein 36 homolog has product MAPGRGRAPGRGRTPGRGWTQGRGRAAAAATESEEEAAAEQPLGRLEPAEDSSGSSDESDDGGSVAGAGGRDQSDMSFEELLRVQSDARMRVSKKVPGGKKTVKPTKATLKHQQGKKGPLEMSAKKPVPFLRQVVPVRKKVQRDPRFDDLSGEYKPEIFMKTYSFLDSIKKQEKEMVQKQLKKCRNMEQKEKLQRLLNRMTQQEQAQKKQQKLRERELSLKRQQRELAKQGKKPFFLKKSEKRKLELAEKYAELKRSGKLESFLNKKRKRNAIKDKRHLPSQKNL; this is encoded by the exons ATGGCGCCGGGACGGGGACGGGCGCCGGGACGGGGACGGACGCCGGGACGGGGATGGACGCAGGGACGGGGacgagccgccgccgccgccacagAGAGCGAGGAAGAGGCGGCCGCGGAGCAGCCGCTCGGGAGGCTGGAGCCGGCGGAGGACAGCTCTGGCTCCAGTGACGAGAGCGACGACGGCGGGAGCGTGGCCGGGGCTGGCGGGAGAG ATCAATCTGACATGTCTTTTGAGGAACTCCTGCGGGTGCAGAGTGATGCAAGGATGAGAGTGAGCAAGAAGGTGCCTGGTGGGAAGAAAACTGTGAAGCCTACCAAAGCTACACTGAAACATCAACAGGGCAAAAAGGG gcCATTGGAGATGTCAGCCAAGAAGCCTGTACCTTTCCTGCGACAAGTCGTCCCTGTTAGGAAGAAG GTCCAGAGAGACCCTCGATTTGATGACTTGTCTGGAGAGTATAAGCCTGAAATATTTATGAAGACATACAGCTTCCTGGACAGCATCAAGAAGCAGGAGAAAGAG ATGGTTCAGAAGCAGCTGAAGAAATGCCGGAACATGGAACAGAAGGAGAAACTTCAGCGGCTCCTGAACCGTATG ACACAGCAGGAACAGGCAcagaaaaaacagcagaagttgagagagagagagctgtcTTTGAAAAGACAACAGAGGGAATTGGCCAAGCAGGGAAAGAAACCCTTCTTCCTAAAGAAAT CTGAGAAGCGGAAATTGGAACTAGCCGAGAAGTATGCAGAGCTGAAGAGGAGTGGAAAGCTGGAGAGCTTCTTGaacaagaagaggaagaggaatgcCATAAAAGACAAGCGCCATCTGCCCTCACAAAAGAACTTGTGA